GGGGTCGACTTGTTCGTCTCGGACGGCCGCCGCCCGCTCGCGGACGGTCGCCGCCACCGCCTCGCCGTGATTGATCGCGACGAATGGGTCCGGTTCGGTCGCGAGCAGGTCGAGGAAGGTCTCTGCCGCGCGGTCGGTAATCGGTCCCTCTCGTCGTTCGATTGCGTCTGCGGCTTCGAAGGTTCGGTCGAACCCGCCGATCCACTCCCGGGCGATGCCGTCCCGGTCGGTCGAGCGGTCCATCACGTCGTACAACGACAGGTCGCGCGCACGCAGTGCCGGGATCGCGTCAGCCCCGCGACGAACGTCCAGTGTGTCCATGTCGTCTGGCGGGTCGGCGACGGCGACATCGACGTGTTCGAATGCCCGATAGAAGCCTTCGGCGTCCACGACGGTCGTCGACTCGCCGATGGCTGTGGCACGCTCTTGGGAGAGCTCGCCCGTCCCAGCCGTCCGCACCAGCGGCGCCAGCAACAACAGCCCACCGAACTGCGTGTTGGTGCCAGCCCCCTCGCTCATGCCCGCAACCGCCCGTTCGAAGGCGACGCCGATCGACGGGCCATCTGGGGTTGCGAGTGCGTCGAGGCCGTCGATTGCACCGACGGCCCCCGCCAGGAAGTGCTCGAACCGGAGGTCGTCGTGATCTCTGTGCCGGTCGACGTTGCCCGGCGTTGGGGTCGTGGCGACTTCCAGCAGCAGGGCGAGGTGGGCCTGCTCGGCGATCGATCGCGTCATCGGCCTCCCTCCATCGGCTCGCCGAACCACGCGTCGGTCGCGTCCCGGACGCGATCGAGGACGACGGGACGATCGCTCGGTCGTCCCACGCTGACGGCGTCGGCCCCGTAGGCCAGATATTCCCGGACCGTCCCACGATCCCGGACGCCGTTGTTGGCGATCACGAACAGGTCCGTCGCGGCGACGATTTCGGCGACGACACCTTCGCTGTCCATCGCGTCGACGTGGATCGCGTCGGCGCCCACCTGTTCGATCTTTCGGGCGATGCCTGGTACGTCGACGCCAGGGACCTCTGTCCGGACTTTCACACTGACGGTCGCCCCTGCTTCCGCGGCGGTCGCGACCTGGGCGGCCAGTCGGTCTGGCTCTCTGAGGAGCGACTGACCCGCGCCGACGTCGCACATTTCGGCTTGGCGGCAGTGAGCGTTGATCTCACAGATCGCGTCGTGGACAGTACAGACGTCGGCAACCCTCCGGAGTGGTTCGAGGGTACGACTCCGGACATTAAGGCCGGGGACGATCGACATATCCGTGACCTCAGCGAGTTGTTGCTCGGCAAAAGCAAGTGGGTCGTCGGGCAAGAACTCCTCGCGATCCCGGTCCTCGACCATCGTCCGGGCAGCCGTTCGCGTCGGCTCGTCGACTGCCAGCCCGCCGAGGACAGCCGCGCCGACGGACGGGGCCGCCGACTTCGCCCATGCGGCGTCCGAGGCCCCACTGAGACTGGCTGCCGCAACGCGCGGCCTAAACGGCAGTGACGGATCGGTCACGACTTCCCCGGTCTCTCCCATCAGGCCACCACCCCCAAGGCTTCCTTTAGGGCACGGGCGACGCGCTCGGAATCGGAGTCGCTGTCGAGCGTCGTGTCCGTTCGCACGGTCGGCCGATCGAGTTCCGTCCCGTCCGCGTCGTCGAGGACGAACGCGTCGGCGAAGGGATAGGCCTCGGCGACGCCGGCGGTACTCGGATCGAACCCCTCGGCGGCCATGAGCTTCGCTGCCGGGCCGGAGAAGACCTGATCTTCGACGAACGGCGAGACGGCGACCACCGGGGTCTCGGCCAGTGCCGCGGCGATTTCGTCGATGGCTGCCATTGGGCCGATGCTCGTGATCGGATTCGCGGGACCGATCACGACAGGCTCATCGAGTGCGTCGAGTACCGCGTCGGTCGCTGTCGCCGCCGCGGCCCCTCGAAACTCGACGGCCTCGACTGCTGGCTTTCCGTCCCGGGCGACCCAGAACTCCTGGAAGTGCATCGTCCGATCGGGCGTGTGGATCAGCGACGCGACGGGATCGTTACTCATCGGGAGGACCTCACGCTCGATCCCGAGGGCATCGCCGAGTATCCGGGTGACGTCCGTCAGTGAGTGCCCTTCGTCGAGGAGGCTCGTCCGCGTGATGTGGAGTGCCCTGTCGCGGTCACCAATGTGCATGAACTCCCCGACTCCCGAGAAGCGACGCCAGCGAGCGATCGACCGACCGGCCGTCTGCCGATCGGCGGAGAGATACCGTGGTCCGCGATCCAGCTCGGCCTCGGCTGCAAGCGAGTGGAGGAACTCGTGGGTTTCTGCGGTGTCGTCGTCGATACCCCACCACGTCGTTCGATCGAGTATTCCGCCTTCGAGGAACAGTACCGTGTCGACGTCGGGACAGACCAGAAACCCGCCGATCTCGATGTCGTCGCCCGTGTTCGCGACGACTGTCGTCTCGACGGGTGAAAAAACTGCTTCAGCGCCGGCAAGGAGTTTGGGGGTTCCAGTCCCCCCAGCGAGAAACGTAGCCATAGCGCCCGATAGGGTAGTCGCTGCCGTAAATCGCACGCCCGTCTCGTCCAATTGTCAGCGCTGAGAACTGGAGTGGTAGCTTCAAGTCACTGGACGAACACTCACGAGACAATGGCCGAAATATACGACGAGCGCGTCAGTGCCCACCGGTTCGCGCCGGCGGCACCCGACGAACCCTACGTCTATGGCGCCTGCTGTCCGGGCTGGCACTCGACGGCAGATCACCACGAGGCCATCGACGAGTGGATCACGTTCATGCGCGAACACGACGTCGAACGCGTCTTGAGCCTCCTGGCTGGCTCCCAACTCGACCGGACGGACGCAAACGTGGCCAGATATCGCGAAGCGTTCGGCGACGAATCCGTCGCGCACGTCCCAATCTCTGACCACCACCTTGCCGATCGTGACACACTCGCCGAGGATGTCCTCCCGTTCCTCGAAGACGCGGTCGAGGGTCAACAGCGGGTCGTCGTCCACTGTCTCGCCGGGATCGGACGGGTCGGCCACGTTCTCGCGGCGTGGCTCGTCTCTGGCCGTGGGTATACGCCCGTCGAGGCCGTCGATACCGTCCGTGAGATGGGGCGCGTCCCAACGCAGGCCGTCGACGCCGGGAACGCCAGACGCGGTGAACTGTTCGAATTGCTTTCGACCTTCGAGTGATGGCCGGTGGCAGTTCCAACGAGTGTTTCGCGTATCACGGCTAGTCGGCTCCCTGCCTCCCGACACCTTTTGCTCTGGGCCGACCAAATCGAACTATGACTACGATCAAAGATAGCGTCCACGATCACATCGAAATCGAGGGCGTCGCGCGCGATCTGCTCGATACGCCTCCCGTCCAGCGACTCCGGCACGTCACCCAATTGGGCACTGTCTCATTGGTCTACCCGTCTGCCAATCACACCCGCTTCGAGCATTCCCTGGGAGTGTATTATCTCGC
The sequence above is drawn from the Halorhabdus sp. CBA1104 genome and encodes:
- a CDS encoding triphosphoribosyl-dephospho-CoA synthase, which codes for MTRSIAEQAHLALLLEVATTPTPGNVDRHRDHDDLRFEHFLAGAVGAIDGLDALATPDGPSIGVAFERAVAGMSEGAGTNTQFGGLLLLAPLVRTAGTGELSQERATAIGESTTVVDAEGFYRAFEHVDVAVADPPDDMDTLDVRRGADAIPALRARDLSLYDVMDRSTDRDGIAREWIGGFDRTFEAADAIERREGPITDRAAETFLDLLATEPDPFVAINHGEAVAATVRERAAAVRDEQVDPAELAEELVADGINPGTTADILAGGLFVALSRGAEI
- a CDS encoding dual specificity protein phosphatase family protein encodes the protein MAEIYDERVSAHRFAPAAPDEPYVYGACCPGWHSTADHHEAIDEWITFMREHDVERVLSLLAGSQLDRTDANVARYREAFGDESVAHVPISDHHLADRDTLAEDVLPFLEDAVEGQQRVVVHCLAGIGRVGHVLAAWLVSGRGYTPVEAVDTVREMGRVPTQAVDAGNARRGELFELLSTFE
- a CDS encoding tRNA-dihydrouridine synthase yields the protein MGETGEVVTDPSLPFRPRVAAASLSGASDAAWAKSAAPSVGAAVLGGLAVDEPTRTAARTMVEDRDREEFLPDDPLAFAEQQLAEVTDMSIVPGLNVRSRTLEPLRRVADVCTVHDAICEINAHCRQAEMCDVGAGQSLLREPDRLAAQVATAAEAGATVSVKVRTEVPGVDVPGIARKIEQVGADAIHVDAMDSEGVVAEIVAATDLFVIANNGVRDRGTVREYLAYGADAVSVGRPSDRPVVLDRVRDATDAWFGEPMEGGR
- the cofD gene encoding 2-phospho-L-lactate transferase yields the protein MATFLAGGTGTPKLLAGAEAVFSPVETTVVANTGDDIEIGGFLVCPDVDTVLFLEGGILDRTTWWGIDDDTAETHEFLHSLAAEAELDRGPRYLSADRQTAGRSIARWRRFSGVGEFMHIGDRDRALHITRTSLLDEGHSLTDVTRILGDALGIEREVLPMSNDPVASLIHTPDRTMHFQEFWVARDGKPAVEAVEFRGAAAATATDAVLDALDEPVVIGPANPITSIGPMAAIDEIAAALAETPVVAVSPFVEDQVFSGPAAKLMAAEGFDPSTAGVAEAYPFADAFVLDDADGTELDRPTVRTDTTLDSDSDSERVARALKEALGVVA